Within Wyeomyia smithii strain HCP4-BCI-WySm-NY-G18 chromosome 2, ASM2978416v1, whole genome shotgun sequence, the genomic segment gtttttcgataaagaacaacTATACCAATGTTGAGCatgatctgaaaaaaaaaatctgataataagaaaggtttaacggcattttaggtgaataacattttctgacatcagaaatgagttcagcacctcaaaattggcattataacgtcattttcaatcattttagaaagacttttaggtttttttccattttttgtcCAGAAACCCGCCACTGTGTGGGGGATTGAAAACACTTTGTGTACAGATAATTCATCGCAGATTGCCTGCAATACTTTttaccagagccggatttaaagGGGGACCGGGCCTCcgcatttttggggccccacaaaaagtttttttctttatCAAAAGTAAGATTCAATCAAGAAAAgcagcaagaaaatttgaacagaccatttcaatctgaaactttcctttagttttattttttcgcgagcgtcaatatcacaactacatccacagaaatcaccttggattctcttggaaggacacacattaacacaccatttgaatcggaccagcgcgcatgggaggtgCTTACTTGTCTGAATTAGGGATACCAGATGTACgctgcaaaatgcagattttcagagtccgtgtccagattttattgacctgcagatgtgtgaagttttttcctagtttctgtagattattatCAGgatcgccttatatttgcgcagtctttctcaaattgtgtgcaaattttcgaTTCCATCGACGGGAATGCATgattaggggccgttcctaaaccacgtggtcataaagagggggacgggggggtttgtcaaaagaccacgaaagaccacgcacgggtgtggggggttaacgaaatgaccacgtggtcttttttcctgacttataatttattgttgccaccaagtgaagaagcttttgcattttagcagtggtgggcaccattccgctaattcgctaattcgctaattcgctaattagcgacgctaaaattcagttagcgatttagcgatttcgctaatttttgagctggttagcgaaactgttagcgtcgctaaaattttggccttcgaaacgctaatcgctaattcgctaaattttgtagagaagcgacaatagaaatatttagaaaaactgtgaattgctgatggcgtacgtaaattgcttcgaaagatgaacatactctactgcgaaagttacttttgtcagttttttttaccctagaatggagttccagttgtcgtacaagccacaggagcattttaaaggacaagcacaaggtctagattgaattttcggcacaccaagaactttggtaaattgcaatgcgcttgaaattatgacaactttggttctactttttcgattcagataataattgaatttttatgaaaacttcctaacattcaatgcaagctaaataacttttgttattcttgtttttagaaaatcaaatatgaataccgtttcgtgaacctcttactgtaaatagctttaaaaagtaattgttttcgtttgtttaaccaaaacagatcaaagtggtccaaatcctacaaaacacgagcaataaatatagcgatatgactatttaggacatattaaaaagttagcgattagcgattagcgaaagttccgctaatgtgggtttagcgtttagcgattgtCTAGCTAAATTtcccggttagcgacttagcgattagcgtcgctaaattttcggttagcggtgcccaccactgcattttagaaatatagaacgtACTGAaagcttaataataaaaatgtaaaaaattcaagcaaatttttggcacttgacaaatgaaaagaccacgtggttaaagttgcAAGGAGGGTGTGGGGCGGGGGTTGGTCAAAAggccacgaaagaccacggggggggggggggggtagtgatcaaaatatgatcacgtggtttaggaacggccccttatcTTGCATTCCTGTCGATGAAATCTAAGATAAAATAGAGTTATGTAAAAAAGAATACTTAGCCTTATTTATGAACCACATTGGCGCCGTTCAGGGGTCTATTACGAGCATCAattcgaaattgtttttttccaCAAACCTGTGCCTTCCTCTTAATAACTTAACTACCGtgaggcgccctaattctgcgcacttcgtatcaaaatgttgatgccgTTTAGTTAAAAAGGAAGCATAAGCAAAAAGTTGACATTTGATATATAGGAAATCAATTTCAATCATTATTTTTGGAAATctgcttttaattttttttttttaatattctaatacgaagtgcgcagaattaagAGCCGTGCAGAATTAGAACGCTTTGCGGTAACAAGTTTAACAGCTCACTGGCTAATTTCTGCTACAAATGTTGACACTTAACACTAGTGATATGTTTAGCTGAATAAATTTTCGTGTATACTTTTATTAATTAGTTGGTTTGTAGGTATTTCAGAACTAATCATTTGCCTGGAGAAACGCGGACGCGGAAAAATAAAAGACGTCTACTCGCGTTGCACGCTTCACAGAtatgccctagagctcaaactggaaataaACGAAAGATTCGTGCTTTTTAcccattcttgtgaattttggtgcccttaaCCAGCTCGAAACTGCGATTAATCttaagagacttaaatgaagttTACCGGTAGGCAAACATAGAAGCAACGAATCCGGCGAACAATtatactctgcggccttttcaCGCACTTCTAAGCTGGCTAGAGTCACCAAAATTCacgggaatggttaaaaagctataatcttacaTATTTTTCAGGGCGTGGAGCAAAATCTGTGTTGACCAGCGTTATTATCCAGTCACCGTGAAGCAGTATAAAACAATTAATCACTAAGTCTGTGCCGAATAAGAATatcgaatttcaaaattgtatacaTATAATCATACatctaaaaaataagaaaaactttAGTTTCTGAAAGGTTAAGCTTCAGAATTAACTGTGTGCCATATAATACACATGTAAAGTAaatccttggtgctacattccggattcggaacttgaccttctgtttatttatagaCAGACTTCGCatccgactgtttagtgtacaggacaattcgTCCCCTTAAttctagaactagataactcgaaaattgatgtttcgagaaaaacgagtttgaaaatttgacctatTCTGGTGATGACGATTCAAATGCAATTATTAAAGGTTCAGATTTAATGAAACGCTTCCATATCGTTTCAAGCCCGTTATAGCaacgaaaaaatcaacaaaaaaccgaggaatttagttttattacagaatacgcttgtttttcgttgagatatctaatttttttaattgatgaataacttttttcttGTAATCGTTGTTCAACGAGTTTTGGATATGTTATAAAGCTCGACGTGATAAATATGATggcatacttaactcaaaatcgacaaatttcgagttatctagttctagcattaaggggacgaattGCGGGGCtatcgctacgatcctactgacactaatagcgaatttctttattccactgtgtacgggcaaaactgccgaggaataataaaacgtcatcgccatttaagacgcaagtaagaaagagataccagataattgtttacgaacttagcacgtgcggtggtgggttgaagctgacaaattttacagtgcgcttcagGCAGCAtagcaggtcaaaactgggccaaaatcgagcgaataaagaagggttttgacagcagttagtgcgcttccaggtcaaaacgaggtaagctggtggaataaagaaattcgctgtaagtctctcccgagccgaggctCGAACCTACGACTGGCCTgatgggccagcatcgtacctcgagactatcTGGGAGATACACATGTACCATATTTAATAATTATTCGGATGCAATAAACGCGATCAGAAGCTATCTTTGAGGACCACTGTTTATTTTCTGCACTGCCTGATTGGCATATTAATTATTTGATTTATCTGTACAACTTTTCCACTGCTATTTCATCTGTCGTTTGATCTTCCTCGATTTAAGAACTGAAGTTTaagcatgaaattttgttttacaTTTCTGTATCAGAAATTATACCGTTCTGCAATGTAGTACAAACCGATGATAAGCAAGAGAAACTGTCGGTGCCAAACACTAAGTTAATAATAGAGCCGAACGTTTCTAAATAaatatgtcattcatttttaaaagaaaatttataataTGATTCAAAATGGTTTTGTCTGGAATTCTCAAGCAGGTTCAGAACAAAACGGAAATTTTGGGTGAAAATTCAAAGCATTCAATGACTGACCGTTATAAGGAAAATATAAACAGGTATGAATCTTGTTATTTTATGTCACTTAATAGTACTTCATGTTTCGAAAACAGTGACGGGTTTTGAGGGTAGGTTACGGTCTTCTTGGTAGTACAACAAACAGTGAGGCAATCATCGCTCCTCCAAGATTAACGTTTCCTGCGGGTATAATTTGAGTTCTTTCAAAGTTTGTTTGTAGTTCAGTGCCGTGAGCTGttacgaaaataaaattaaatatgacATGCACGTAAAGCATCATTACACCATACTCACATCGCGTCGTGGCCAGCTGGAAATCACCTTGTACTCATCAATCAGGAACCCTTCCCCTGTAATAAAATTTAACAAGATTTGCAGAGAAGTGTCGGTCGTGAATCGCCTCTCTATCATCGGACCCGTCGGGGGTCTAATTCTAATTTTGGTTATATTTTCTCCAGCTATCTGGTCTGGCTCAGGAGGGACTGTAATTCTGGCATTAACCCGAATTAGTTCTCGTTTCGCTTCTGCATCAGCTCGTTCAGACTCCAGCCGACGCCGTTCAGTCTGCATCATCAATTCTTTCTGACGTTTGGCCTCTTGTTTCGCCCGGTCCGCTTCCAAACTTTCGCGGTAGGCAGCATCTTGCTCCAACTTAACCTGCTCCCTAGCTAGGCGTTCATTTTCTTCACGTAGTTCAATCTTCAGCTGTTCACTGTACATGTCGGCTGCTTCCATCAGTTGTGATAGTAAATCGTCAACACTGACATTACCTGAAAATCGACATTAATTATTACTATTATCTATCCCTTAAGCTCCAAACACTCACCATAAATAACCTGGAAAACCTCGCATtggctacgattttttgctatcACAAGTATGGCTGGTAATCTATCAGTTGGAATGTTCCGAACTGTAATCGAAGCAGTCATTCCAACACAAGCCGAAATGGACGATAAAAACCTAGAAAGAAATTCATTGGTTTCAAACACTGCAATTGTGGCCcttatttcgttttcgtacataTTCTTATTGCTTTCGAATGTGAGATCCCAACCATAGAGTACATAATGAtccaaaaacatttgaattatgCTTTCACATGCAAGCAGCTGGCCACAGAATACATTCGTCAGTACGCTACCATCATGGTGCAGATAGATCGCCATTAGTTTGCGCTAAAACATACAAGCAGTTCGTTAAACAATAATAACATAATAAATTAACAATCAACCCACATCTCGAGCCGAGGGACGGCAAGCTTCCTTTAGTGCATCTTCCAAACTTCCCTGGAAAAACATTGGATGTTGCGGGCCGTACCGCTCTACGAAATTTTCCACAAACTGTATGCTTCCGATCGTTTCGTCGTCCACATTGTCAGGGACTAAGAAATGTGTGATACTAAGTTTTATTCAAACAGTACAATTGGACCAATGTTACGCTTACTCAAATGCTTCAAGTGGCTGTTGATGGGCGTCTCCGTGAATATATCGTCATCATTATTGAAGTCTGACGCATCCTCAAACTCCTCACCGCTGCTCTCGGAATCAATAATGATGGGCATGCTGTCACTAGAGTTTCAAATCGAATTAAAATGTCCATTGTTTAGTAGCATTAAGATAATTGTATGAATGTATCATTTTTGGTTGAAATAGCAAATTTAATAGCAATAAAATaccacacaaacacaaacttcGTAACCACTGCAATTCGCAGTAGAGCATCTTTATAcacattttttattcaatttgtgTTAATCCAGATGTACTCGGAATGTTTAAAGATCGTCATTCACTTTTTTTAATTCACCCTTCATTTATTCACTCCCATGAATTTCAAGATGATACAAAAAGGTTTCCAATCAATAAAGCACACAACGCTTACGTAAGGTCCTCAATTAATTAGAAGCTATAAGATTACGATTTTAATGTGAATAATTTATGTCAAACCACACAAGAGTTATACTTCGACGGAGAGGTCTCTCGACTATTCAATATGGCGATTTGATAACAAAAAATACAACAACACAACTCTCAGAACTGAATGGTAAATATTATCAGAGTCGGTGCTATTGTACCGGCTCGGATGTCCAAAAAGGCTATTGCttcgaaaaaaatgaacaagCAAGAAATCCACGAAGTAATTTTGAGTGATCGTAAAGTTGAACGAGATTGGTTGATGGAACatgttgaaaatatttcaattcgTTCCGAAATTCAATCGAGAGTTGTCTGTAAAGTGAAGACATGACCTGATTCTACTCTGCTGGCAAAAACGTCTGTTGAAAAGGTTATAGCGTCTGTATTTTAAGATATTCACGAAATGATATTCGACTTTCTTAAAAGCTAAGCAAAGCGAAAGTTAATGCCAGAATCATCGTCCCTCCAGTCCCTTCAAAGCaatgtgctacattccgattcggaactcgaccttctgttgattatacacagacttcacagcctACTGttcaagtgtacaggacaatttcgggactagcgctacgatctgcTGACACTaacactgccgctcatagcaagtccgtcccaattgcttttttgtgctgacgagaaaacagcaattgaaaatcgtaacgctttaggtgaaattttgcacttaaAAGCTTTTTCAATcgagaccatcaacagaatttagtactacaatgacaatctaacactattgcatcataaaacttgcgtaaacactgaaatttgattaaaatttgttaaaaatcataagctgggactcacatgcgattacttttacggttcgtagccagaatgatagcaagtcagtcccatagccagctaagaccggtgatgaaaaacaaactactgcaaatcgatggcggtgctatagcttgcgtttggaatgaatccatcgctggtcaattcataaataacCTTCTGtcgtgcttcattaaacaagttttttttgtgagaagcataacgtaatgtaccaactgcgccgctcaaaataaaataagattttgtttctacatttgatactactgataaattcaaaatcagtttaggtgtaggaactcgttctaaatttccctgagagcggtcacacgttcgtgacggtgggcagcttccacgtagcagtggaagtgaatatgaaaaaaaaaacacctatagcttaggaaaatgtttgcagCTAAGTAGCATACCGAAGTATTTGGTataactgacaaattcttcaaaacaaaattcacgacaataattgaacaattcttgcccacatctttacataaaatagggataaaatacgaaaagtagtatttactaaagaatgctttaactaacaatacagtgacacacctaaagcgttcactgtcaacaaacaacagctgaaggaagctactggtggaaactttgttatgaagaaaacattgtactatcagctagagccacacgatgtgaaacgcgtaaaatttaatcaaacctcctatcgaatatcacttggtacatccaattctaaacctgaagaccataagttgtggtaaatatcacatttttcataatcattattggctgtggggttaaattgcgaagatttttgctatgggaccgacttgcgatcactctTGCTATgagacaaaccgacttgctatttttttcatagttcctcagaacgaagtattcaaaaatatttgttctatcgaaagtagatataaaaaggaattgattccataaataaactcaaaat encodes:
- the LOC129724468 gene encoding FAS-associated factor 1 isoform X1, which translates into the protein MSENREEILANFQSITAIEDVVEAIYHLDESNWDLLVAVHRVLPQDPQEQRTSAGSTGDGGGSSSSASMMNMINFSSDSVATGSAFTSSSNNLNTLEAMANVEELMTAPSSPVKNALGASSDASSNNRSLDADFSFDDSFGFIEPGASSSRSSSNNDFRSALNYLDTKPHEVVFRIHFNNELHLLSISNHATVGELKTKICEKTGVPVCRQALKGWEQGKQKGVQNSTTVLKSLNIGKEVNLILTDMTVEGFVGESSDPLSSQNKQIYTLHINVQPEASLLVLKFPGQQNILSIKTDLYSITDIPVRHQVWSGWPNNVTNSTTLAESGVEREHNLVLKRADQDGSVKITNNNTAANTASTSTSSSSRNVYNNSDSMPIIIDSESSGEEFEDASDFNNDDDIFTETPINSHLKHLIPDNVDDETIGSIQFVENFVERYGPQHPMFFQGSLEDALKEACRPSARDRKLMAIYLHHDGSVLTNVFCGQLLACESIIQMFLDHYVLYGWDLTFESNKNMFLSSISACVGMTASITVRNIPTDRLPAILVIAKNRSQCEVFQVIYGNVSVDDLLSQLMEAADMYSEQLKIELREENERLAREQVKLEQDAAYRESLEADRAKQEAKRQKELMMQTERRRLESERADAEAKRELIRVNARITVPPEPDQIAGENITKIRIRPPTGPMIERRFTTDTSLQILLNFITGEGFLIDEYKVISSWPRRDLTALNYKQTLKELKLYPQETLILEER
- the LOC129724468 gene encoding FAS-associated factor 1 isoform X3 → MSENREEILANFQSITAIEDVVEAIYHLDESNWDLLVAVHRVLPQDPQEQRTSAGSTGDGGGSSSSASMMNMINFSSDSVATGSAFTSSSNNLNTLEAMANVEELMTAPSSPVKNALGASSDASSNNRSLDAGASSSRSSSNNDFRSALNYLDTKPHEVVFRIHFNNELHLLSISNHATVGELKTKICEKTGVPVCRQALKGWEQGKQKGVQNSTTVLKSLNIGKEVNLILTDMTVEGFVGESSDPLSSQNKQIYTLHINVQPEASLLVLKFPGQQNILSIKTDLYSITDIPVRHQVWSGWPNNVTNSTTLAESGVEREHNLVLKRADQDGSVKITNNNTAANTASTSTSSSSRNVYNNSDSMPIIIDSESSGEEFEDASDFNNDDDIFTETPINSHLKHLIPDNVDDETIGSIQFVENFVERYGPQHPMFFQGSLEDALKEACRPSARDRKLMAIYLHHDGSVLTNVFCGQLLACESIIQMFLDHYVLYGWDLTFESNKNMFLSSISACVGMTASITVRNIPTDRLPAILVIAKNRSQCEVFQVIYGNVSVDDLLSQLMEAADMYSEQLKIELREENERLAREQVKLEQDAAYRESLEADRAKQEAKRQKELMMQTERRRLESERADAEAKRELIRVNARITVPPEPDQIAGENITKIRIRPPTGPMIERRFTTDTSLQILLNFITGEGFLIDEYKVISSWPRRDLTALNYKQTLKELKLYPQETLILEER
- the LOC129724468 gene encoding FAS-associated factor 1 isoform X2; the protein is MSENREEILANFQSITAIEDVVEAIYHLDESNWDLLVAVHRVLPQDPQEQRTSAGSTGDGGGSSSSASMMNMINFSSDSVATGSAFTSSSNNLNTLEAMANVEELMTAPSSPVKNALGASSDASSNNRSLDADFSFDDSFGFIEPGASSSRSSSNNDFRSALNYLDTKPHEVVFRIHFNNELHLLSISNHATVGELKTKICEKTGVPVCRQALKGWEQGKQKGVQNSTTVLKSLNIGKEVNLILTDMTVEGFVGESDPLSSQNKQIYTLHINVQPEASLLVLKFPGQQNILSIKTDLYSITDIPVRHQVWSGWPNNVTNSTTLAESGVEREHNLVLKRADQDGSVKITNNNTAANTASTSTSSSSRNVYNNSDSMPIIIDSESSGEEFEDASDFNNDDDIFTETPINSHLKHLIPDNVDDETIGSIQFVENFVERYGPQHPMFFQGSLEDALKEACRPSARDRKLMAIYLHHDGSVLTNVFCGQLLACESIIQMFLDHYVLYGWDLTFESNKNMFLSSISACVGMTASITVRNIPTDRLPAILVIAKNRSQCEVFQVIYGNVSVDDLLSQLMEAADMYSEQLKIELREENERLAREQVKLEQDAAYRESLEADRAKQEAKRQKELMMQTERRRLESERADAEAKRELIRVNARITVPPEPDQIAGENITKIRIRPPTGPMIERRFTTDTSLQILLNFITGEGFLIDEYKVISSWPRRDLTALNYKQTLKELKLYPQETLILEER